Below is a window of Candidatus Thorarchaeota archaeon DNA.
TTCTGAAGATGTCTCTTGGTGTTAATTCCACTATCTGACCAAGATACATCACGGCTATCCTATCGCTCATATGTTTGACAACGGAAAGGTCATGGGAGATGAACATATACGTCAAATCAAATTCATCTTGCAAGTCTTTCATGAGATTCAAGGATTGTGCTTGAACAGACACATCAGTACTAGATGTTGGTTCATCCATAACAATGAAATCAGGATTCAATGCAAGCGCCCTAGCAATACAAATCCTCTGACGCTGGCCACCACTGAACTCATGAGGGAAACGATTGAGATGATCTTCTGTCAAGCCAACTTTCCGAAGTAGCTCCAGAACCATATCACGCATTTTTGGTCCCCTTGCAATTCCATTCACAACAAGAGGCTCGCCAATTGAATTCTTTATGGTAACGCGGGGATCAAGGGAAGCCATGGGATCTTGGAATACAATCCCCATTCTCCGCCGAAGCTTTCGAAGGTCCCTTCCCCCTATGTGGGTTATATCTTCACCATCAAAGATGATTTTCCCTCCGGTAGGCTCAATAAGACGCAGCATCGTTCTTCCAAGTGTAGTCTTTCCACACCCTGATTCACCGACAAGACCTAATGTCTCTCCTTTCTCAATCGCGAACGAGACACCATCCACTGCGTGAACCTGACCCACAACAGAGCGGAAAACACCGCCTGTTAAGGGGAAGTATTTTTCGAGGTTTTCAACTTCAATGAGTGTATCGGTCATCTTCTTTCTTCTCCTGTTGTTAATTCAAAGGATGATGACAAGCAACCCAGTGATTAGGTTCAATCTCCCGAAGCTCTGGTTTTTCTACCTTGCAAGTTTCAGTTACATAGTCACATCGTGGGTGAAAACGACAGCCTGACGGTGGCTCAATGAGATTTGGAACCGTTCCTGGAATCTGGGGCAGTTTTTCACGATCTTCATGAAGCTTGGGAATCGCCTTCAACAGTCCGGTTGTATACGGATGGAGGGGATTTTCAAAAAGATCCCCTGTACTGGCTGTTTCAACAGTATTACCAGCATACATAACGGTAACCGAGTCACAGGTTTCGGCCACAACACCCAAGTCGTGAGTGATTATGATAATTGATGACCCAATTTCTTTCTTGAGGTCATTAAGCAGATTGAGCACCTGAGCCTGAACCGTCACATCAAGTGCGGTAGTAGCTTCATCCGCAATGAGAATGCTCGGATTGCATGACAAAGCCATAGCGATTAGTGCTCTTTGACGCATCCCACCTGAGAGTTCATGCGGATATTGATTAG
It encodes the following:
- a CDS encoding ABC transporter ATP-binding protein, producing the protein MTDTLIEVENLEKYFPLTGGVFRSVVGQVHAVDGVSFAIEKGETLGLVGESGCGKTTLGRTMLRLIEPTGGKIIFDGEDITHIGGRDLRKLRRRMGIVFQDPMASLDPRVTIKNSIGEPLVVNGIARGPKMRDMVLELLRKVGLTEDHLNRFPHEFSGGQRQRICIARALALNPDFIVMDEPTSSTDVSVQAQSLNLMKDLQDEFDLTYMFISHDLSVVKHMSDRIAVMYLGQIVELTPRDIFRNPLHPYSFALVSAVPIPDPNFAGRADILKGEVPSPISPPTGCRFHPRCKYAQDICKEDEPELRDVGNDHLVKCHFAPNLDFGDSAQQRFAKAEQTS